From the genome of Ictalurus punctatus breed USDA103 chromosome 28, Coco_2.0, whole genome shotgun sequence, one region includes:
- the ddx54 gene encoding ATP-dependent RNA helicase DDX54 has product MAQRKKRLWKKKKPSAHREPDVDSDGGDFELAAEIKDDVVFGKKLPRFPTSSDCLSDVEPDTREMVRAQNKKKKKSGGFQSMGLSYPVYKGIMKKGYNVPTPIQRKTIPVILDGKDIVAMARTGSGKTAAFLVPMFERLKGPQAQTGARALILSPTRELALQTMKFTKELGRFTGLKTALILGGDSMDDQFAALHENPDIIIGTPGRLMHVIMEMNLKLQKVEYVVFDEADRLFEMGFTEQLQEIIRRLPETRQTLLFSATLPKLLVEFARAGLTDPVLVRLDVDSKLSHQLKLSFFHLRLDDKPALLLYLLRNVVKPQEQTVVFVATKHHVEYLNQLLNSQGIECAYIYSSLDQTARKINIGRFVHRKAMVLLVTDVAARGIDIPLLDNVINYNFPSKAKLFLHRVGRVARAGRSGRAFSLVCPDEVPFVYDLHLFLGRPLHLATIDHSQDADGVLGRVPQSILDDEDAQVLAAHENCLDLQNLKRISENAYKQYLKSRPNPSPESIKRVKTSDLSSIAVHPLLGSGLEKMELERLQIVDSIKAYKSKSTIFEINSNNKTSASEVMRTKRSRDSHLVDKFQRTKEEMQAESQPIRPAVQNSVTTQLHQGEEEEEEEEDDDDKDLQGVFSKVVGGKKRNENVDVYRPKSKKSRRSGRDEEFYIPYRPKDFESERGLSLAVEGSSFERQASTAALDLMGDDNSTLDQHKKMMRWDRKRKRFVHDTGKEDKKSKIKTESGQVVMAKKSKKNFYEEWKKKYKVDNADDSDGEDGGGREPKFGGRRGRHGAGSQPQNKDGSRVRSELKSSEQILKQRKQQSKQQFLQKGGLKKLRGRNKQRLNDVMKSGFGRGRFKKGKMRKRL; this is encoded by the exons ATGGCGCAGAGGAAGAAGAGAttgtggaagaagaagaagccctCGGCACACAGAGAGCCAGACGTGGACTCAGATGGAGGAGATTTCGAGTTAGCTGCTGAAATTAAAGACGACGTTGTA TTTGGTAAAAAGCTGCCTCGCTTCCCCACGTCATCTGATTGCCTGTCGGATGTAGAACCGGACACGAGAGAGATGGTGCGTGCTcagaacaagaaaaagaaaaagtctggAGGCTTTCAGTCCATGG GTCTCAGTTACCCTGTCTATAAAGGGATCATGAAGAAGGGCTACAATGTTCCGACCCCTATCCAAAGAAAA ACTATTCCAGTCATCTTAGATGGTAAAGATATTGTTGCCATGGCGAGGACCGGGAGCGGCAAGACGGCTGCGTTCTTGGTGCCCATGTTCGAGAGGTTGAAGGGACCTCAAGCTCAGACAGGCGCCAGAGCTCTGATCCTCAGCCCCACGAGAGAGCTGGCACTACAGACCATGAAGTTCACTAAAGAG CTGGGCAGGTTCACCGGGCTAAAAACGGCACTAATCCTCGGTGGAGACAG CATGGACGATCAATTTGCCGCTCTACATGAAAATCCAGACAT CATCATTGGTACTCCTGGCCGTCTGATGCACGTCATCATGGAAATGAACCTCAAACTGCAGAAAGTGGAGTACGTGGTGTTTGACGAGGCGGATCG ACTGTTTGAAATGGGTTTCACTGAACAACTGCAGGAGATCATCAGACGCCTCCCCGAAACTCGGCAGACCCTGCTGTTCTCCGCCACGCTCCCCAAACTGCTTGTGGAATTTGCTAGAGCTG GATTAACAGATCCAGTCTTGGTCCGTCTAGATGTCGACAGTAAGCTCAGCCATCAGTTAAAG CTGTCCTTTTTTCACCTGCGTTTGGATGACAAGCCTGCACTGTTGCTGTATCTTCTGCGTAATGTTGTGAAGCCTCAGGAGCAGACGGTCGTATTTGTGGCTACCAAACACCACGTGGAGTACCTCAACCAG CTACTGAATTCACAAGGAATCGAGTGTGCGTACATATACAGCTCTTTAGACCAGACGGCCCGAAAGATCAACATTGGTCGCTTTGTCCACCGCAAAGCAATGGTGCTGCTGGTGACTGATGTGGCAGCTCGTGGTATCGACATCCCACTCCTGGACAACGTCATCAATTATAACTTCCCCTCCAAGGCCAAGCTCTTTCTGCACAGAGTTG GTCGCGTAGCCCGTGCTGGTCGGAGTGGTAGAGCCTTCAGCCTGGTGTGCCCAGACGAAGTGCCCTTTGTTTATGACCTTCACCTCTTTCTTGGACGACCTTTGCACCTTGCAACCATTGATCACTCACAGG ATGCTGACGGAGTGTTGGGCCGTGTCCCACAGAGCATCTTGGATGACGAAGATGCACAAGTTCTTGCGGCTCATGAGAACTGTCTTGACCTCCAGAACCTCAAACGGATCTCCGAGAACGCTTACAAGCAGTACCTTAAGTCCCGACCCAACCCCTCACCAGAATCTATCAAGCGGGTCAAGACCTCTGATCTGTCCTCCATAGCTGTTCACCCACTGCTAG GGTCAGGACTTGAGAAGATGGAATTGGAGAGACTGCAGATAGTCGACTCGATCAAGGCTTACAAGTCAAAATCC ACTATATTTGAGATCAACTCCAACAACAAAACCAGTGCCAGTGAGGTAATGAGGACGAAGCGTTCTCGGGACAGCCACCTAGTGGACAAATTCCAGAGGACAAAAGAAGAGATGCAAGCCGAGAGTCAGCCGATCCGTCCAGCTGTTCAAAACTCTGTTACAACACAACTGCACCaaggggaggaagaggaggaggaggaggaggatgatgatgataaagacCTTCAG GGTGTGTTCTCGAAAGTGGTTGGAGGAAAGAAACGGAACGAGAACGTGGATGTGTACAGACCCAAGAGCAAAAAGAGCAGGCGGTCGGGTCGAGACGAGGAGTTTTACATCCCATACAGACCCAAAGACTTTGAATCGGAAAGAGG ACTCAGCCTTGCAGTAGAAGGCAGCTCGTTTGAACGGCAGGCCTCCACAGCTGCACTGGATCTGATGGGTGATGACAACAGCACCCTGGACCAGCACAAGAAGATGATGAGATG GGATCGCAAGAGAAAACGCTTCGTCCATGACACAggaaaagaagacaaaaagagCAAAATCAAAACGGAGAGTGGGCAAGTGGTCATGGCCAAGAAGTCGAAGAAGAACTT TTATGAGGAATGGAAGAAGAAATACAAGGTGGACAATGCAGATGATTCAGATGGAGAGGATGGAGGAGGAAGGGAACCGAAATTTGGAG GTCGTAGGGGTCGACACGGAGCGGGATCTCAGCCCCAGAACAAGGATGGCTCACGGGTTCGTTCGGAGCTGAAGAGCAGCGAACAGATCCTGAAACAGCGCAAACAGCAGTCCAAGCAGCAATTCCTGCAAAAAGGTGGCTTGAAGAAGCTGCGTGGCCGAAACAAGCAGCGACTAAACGACGTCATGAAGTCCGGCTTCGGCCGTGGGCGCTTCAAGAAAGGCAAGATGAGGAAGAGACTGTAA